The Terriglobus roseus sequence AGCATACCGAGTACCTTGCCCTGGATGGCAACGCGGTCAGCCGGTGCGAAGATGGGTGCCATCTCGCTGTTGGAGGGCTGCAGCCGGATGAGGTTACCTTCCTTGTAGTAGCGCTTCAATGTTGCGTCGGAACCGTCCACAAGTGCCACGATGATCTCGCCCTCGCGTGCAGTGTTTGTGCGCTCCACCAGAACGTAGTCGCCACTCACAATGTGTTCGTCGCGCATGCTGTCGCCGCGGACTTCAAGCGCAAACACCTCGCGATTCCCAATGATCTCCGAGAGCGAGATGCTTTCCGCACTCTCAATGGCTTCCACGGGCTGTCCGGCGGCGATGCGACCCATCAGGGGGAGACGGTCGCTGTTCCTGCGAGCACTGCGCGGCGCCAGGACATCGATGGAGCGCGATCGGTTATGCGACCGCTGCAGCATGCCCTTGTTGTGCAGATTCGTGATGTGTTTGTGCACGGTCGCCAGCGAACTGAGGCCGAGACCTGCAGCGATTTCTTCGTAGGAAGGTGAGTAGCCCTTCCGCTGGGTAAAACCCGAGAGGAAGTCGAGGACTTCCTTTTGTCGACGCGTGATCGCCATGGGGTTGATTCTAGCGAATAAAAAGCGAACTGCAAGCAGAAAACGCCGGGAATCTAGATAGATACGGAAGCGTGTCTGCTTCCCAATGTGGAACAGTTCGCATCGCAAACCCCGTTCGGCTAGTTGTTCTTGCCTCATCTTCAGGGCATGTTTACTGGACAGCGCGGCCTAGACAGTCAGGGATCGCGCAAAGAAGAAGGTCTGTTGCGGCAGGAGATACACCTTGAAAGTCATGGTTGCTGAAGACGACTTCGCCTTATCGATGTTCCTTCAAAAGGGACTTGAGCTGGAAGGCCATGCGGTGCAATGCATCGGGGATGGCGCGACAGCACTTCAATTGATCCAAGAGGAGGATGCCCCAGACCTGCTGGTACTGGATCTGGGTCTGCCACGCTTGGATGGCGTGGACGTATTACGGGCCTTGCAGGGCAAGGTGCCGAACATGTCCATCCTGATCCTGACCGGACGTTCGCACCTGTCACTAAAGATTGAATGCCTCAATCTTGGCGCGGACGATTACGTGATCAAGCCGTTCTCGCTGTACGAGCTTTTGGCGCGCTGCAGGGCGCTTGCACGACGTCGCGTAGGCGTCGGGACCGGCGTGCTGCAATTTGCAGGCTTGCGTATGGACCGCATCCTGCGCTCGGTGACGTTCGGTCTGCAGCAGGTAGACCTGACGGCGAAGGAGTTCACGCTACTGGAATACCTGCTGCAGAAGAAGGGCCGCGCCGTGTCTCGTCGCGAGCTGCTGGAAGAGGTGTGGCATATGTCCCCGGATGCCGGGACCAACGTGGTGGACGTATATGTGAACTATCTGCGACGCAAGATGGCCGTGGCGGGGTCGACGGACATGATTGAGACCGTCCGCGGTGAAGGTTATGGCATTGGCGTGAAAAAGGAGTTGGTGAGAGATGGTATAAAGCGAGCTTCCGCACCCGTTGGCTCCACCGCGTTAGCAGGCGCAGCATGAGCGCGACGGTGGAGTACGGCAGTGCTCTGGGAGATGCAATCCACTTCTTGGCGCAGCCCCTGACCGCACTCACATTTGTGATTGATCTGGCCAGGTTGCAGCAGAACCCCGAAGCGTGGAAGGATGCGCTGGACAAGGCGGCGAATGAATGTCTTCGGGCGGGAGAAGCCTTAGATGTGATTCGTCAGGCGGCAGCCGCTGCAGAAGCTGAGAGGGAAGGATGAGTACGGCCGTATCGGTCCCGATGCAACAACGCAGCGTGGTTCTGGTAACGCCGGATGCCGATCTTCGACACAGATTAACGGCGAGACTGTCCAGTCTTCGGTGGAACGTGTTGTCTGCGGCTGGTGGCGCTGAGGCGATGGTGCATCTGGGAGGCGGAACTCCAGAGGCAATGATTGTCGACCACTGGCTCCCTGACCTGGATGCGGCAGAATTCACTGCGTATGCCGCAGCCTTATGTCCAGGCACGGACATGCTGCAGATGGATGGCAGTGCCGCATCCGCAGGAAGCAGAAGCTCGCGCAGAAACGAACTTCTGCACGCCTTACGGGAGGCTCAACAGGAGAGCCACGAGACCGCGGCGTTGCCCATCGCCGCGGTCTCTCCGACACCATTCGATGGAGCTGCCTGGCTGCACGCACCCGTGTCCATTCCTTCCGCTACGCCGGTGGGTACGGTGTCTTCGCGCTGGCTGGTTGATCCATTCATTCCTCCGGTGACGGAACGGCCTGCGGCGGTTCCGATGGAGGTCCGTATGCACCTTCCGGAGATGGTCGGTAACGCTCCGCAGATGTTGGAACTCGCCCGATTGGTTCGCATGGTGGCGCCGCACATGGCGAGTGTCCTGATCCAGGGCGAGACGGGCACTGGTAAGGAACTGGTGGCGAAGGCAGTTCATCGATTGAGCCATCGTGCGAACAAGCCTTTCGTCGTACTCAACTGCGCGGCGATACCGGAACATCTACTGGAGGCGGAATTGTTCGGTCACACGCGGGGAGCCTTTACCGGCGCCGTCACGTCACGCACCGGCCGTATCGAAGCTGCGCATGGTGGCACGCTCTTTCTGGATGAGATCGGCGAGATGCCACTGCCGCTGCAGGCGAAGATGCTGCGCTTTCTGGAGAACGGAGAAATCCAGAAGGTGGGGGACAACGATACGGTACGTGTGGATGTGCGTATCGTCGCGGCGACACATCAGCCGCTGGAGCAGAACGCCGATGACAAAGTCTTCCGTCTGGACCTCTATCATCGTCTCGCTGTCTTTCCAGTGGATGTGCCAACGTTGCGTGATCGGACGGAAGACATTCCGATGCTGACGGAATACTTCCTGCGAAAGTTTGGTGAGAGTGCTCCGCGGCGCTCGATTCTGCCAAAGGCTATCGACGCGCTGATGGATTACCAATGGCCGGGCAACGTTCGCGAGCTTGCTCACATGCTGCAACGGGCCATCATCCTCTGCGGTGAAGACGAAATACGGCCAGAGCATTTCCGCATTCGCAGCGCGTTCGCTTAGTCCTAGCTAAGAAAACAGTCGAAGGCTTGGGCCGCTCTCAGGAGCGGCTCTTTGCTTGTGGCCCGACGCGTGCCTTTGTTATCGACGTACCCAGATGAAAGGTGAGCAGGAGCGCGAGCCATGTTGGAGATGCCTACAGCGAGCGCGATCGAGCGTTATCTGTCGCTGAACACGCAGCAGATGAAGCTGACCGCAGCGAACATGGCGAATCAGAACACGGACGGCTACACACGCCGCACGGTGAGCTGGGGGAGTGGTGACACTGTCAGCGTAGGAGGAGCGGTGTCCTCCACCGGTGTGACGGCAACGATTGTCGCGCAGCGTGATCGTGTGTTGCTGCGTTCCGTGCAGACAGCCACCGAAGCGGACAGCGCCAGCAGCGCACGTGTGGCGGCACTGAATAACTTGCAGGCGCTGTTTGCGATTGGCGCGACAGGTGAAGACGCGTCGGGAATTGGTGCGGCTGTCAGCGACTTCTTCAATGCAGCCACTTCGCTATCGGCAACTCCAAACGACGGTGCGGCGCGGCAGAGTATGTTGACGGCGGCGCAGACCCTTGCGTCGGTAATGAACCAAACTGCGGCCCAAATCACATCGCAGAGTTCGGCGATGAACCAGACGATTGCGGACTCTGTCACGCAGGTGAACACACTGGCCGCAACGGTGGCTGCGCTGAATAAGCAGATCAGCGGGCTCGGCACGGGCGAGGTGTCGGATGCTTTGGTCGACCAGCGTGACCTTGCCGTAACTCACCTTGCAAAGCTGATGGATGTGAACAGCATTCGCAACGGCGATGGGAGCGTGAGTCTGGCGTTATCAAACGGCATACCTCTCGTGAACGGTTCGACCGCGCTGCCGCTAACCACTGGTACGGTGAACGACAGTACGCAGATCTTTGCTTCGTCTGCGGCCGGAGGAGCGGATGTTACTGCCGCGATTCACGGTGGCAGCATCGGTGGATCGCTGCAGGTGCGAGACAGCGATATACCCGCGGTCATGGCGCAACTGGATACTCTGGCCGGCACCCTTGCTTCTGCCGTGAATGCTCAAAATATTTTAGGTACGGATGCTGTGGGGAATACCGGGGGACCGATCTTCAGCGGATCCACGGCAGCGACACTGACGGTTGTCGCGACAGACGCAAATGCGATTGCCGCGTCGCCCGATGGCAGTAACGCGGCAGCCATTGGGGCTCTGCAGGACACTGCCTTGATGGGTGGCGGAACCTTCGCCGGTGCCTTTTCGACGATGCTGAGCGGTCTTGGAACGACTGCTGCAGATGCCACGACCGGCAGGGCTGCGGATGCGGCGGTCTTGACGCAGACAACGACGCAGATGGATGCGATCTCAGGAGTCTCTCTGGATACCGAGGCGGCGAATCTGACGCAGTTCCAGCGCTCATACGAAGCTGCGGCGAAGGTGATGTCGATTGTGAATGAACTGATGGCGCAGGCGATCAACCTGGGCACACCGACCGCGGTTTCGTAACTAAGAGGTCAGACATATGTTGAGCAGCACTGCGTCGTTACAGTCCTTGATCGCCTCCTTGAATGCCATGAATGAGAGGCAGACGAAGATCACGAATGAGATGTCATCGGGCGTACGTATGACCGCATTGAGTGATGATGCGGACGCTGCGGGGCAGGCCGTCCTGATGGCCGCAACGCTCCGAGGGAACGATTCGTTTGTTGCCACGGCAACGACTGTTGGTAACCGGATGCAGGCCGCGGATACGGCGCTGAGTTCTGTCGTGAGTCAGTTGACCTCGGCCATCACCACCGCCGTCGGCGCCCTCTCCGACGTGACCTCTGCAACCGCCAGGGCAACGGATGCGCATCAGCTTGCCGCTATCCGCGACAGCATCCTGTCATTGGCGAACAGTAGCTATGCTGGCAGCTACCTCTTCAGCGGCAGTGGCACCGCTGTGCCTTTTGCAGAAGATGCGAGTGGCGCAGTGTCCTATGTGGGTGATGCGCAGACATCTTCGGTCACTCTAAGCGGCGGTGGCAAGCTGCAGAGTTCGCTTGCGGGGGCTTCGGTCTTCATGGCCGCGAGCGCGTCGGTCTTCAGCGCTTTGAATGACGCGATTGCTGCTCTGCAACCGGGCAGTACTGCGGATGCTGCGACGGTTACGGGTAATCTGAGAGCCTCGCTCGATAATGTTTCGTTGCAGCGTGCCATGCTGGACACTGCGCAGAATCGACTCTCGAGCGAGAGCAGCTATGTGACTTCGCAGAGCACCAACCTCACGGCGGACCAGAGCACGCTCCTGTCAGCCGATACGGTTGCTCTGGCCACCGAACTTTCGGCGGTGACGACACAGAGGTCGGCGCTGCTGAGCACCATCGGCATCGTGCAGAAGGGCAGCTTGTTCGATTACCTGTAAGTCACTGGTTGCCGACTTCGATACACTCGAGCCTGTGATTGGGGCAATTCAATTTCTGTGGAACAGCACGCGTGGATCACGGCTTCGGCCGTGGCGCAGTCCCTACCTGCGCTGGCGCGTAGAGACCTATAGCGGCATGCATGCGGAGACAATCGGCGCCGGCGTGATGCTGCGTTTCCTGTGGGCGGAGAAGTGGCAGTTCCTGCGCTTCCTGCGGTGGACCGACGAGATGCGTGCGGAGAGCAAGAGTACATCGCGCAATGGATAGTGCGTCCGGGATCAGTCGGCGGCATTTTCTTGCAGCAGGCGCGACGATGGCGGGAGCAGCGATGCTCTCGGGCTGCAGCCACGGTCCACAGACCAGCACGCATCCTCTGCCGGGCATCGATGTGACGGGCAAAGCATCGTTGAGGGAACACGCGGCGAACGCAAGACTGCTGTTTGGCTTCGCGGTGAACACGGCACAGCTTCGCAGCAATCGCAGCTATCGCGCCATCGTCGAGCAGCAGGCATCGATAATCGTGCCGGAGAATGCGATGAAGTGGCGCGCCCTGCGGCCGTCTATGGATCGCTATGACTTCGAGGACGCGGACAGCTTGCTGACGTTTGCCGAGAAGAATCGCATCAAGCTGCGGGGCCACAATCTCTGCTGGCACCAGTCCCTGCCGGATTGGTTCGCCGCGAGCGCGAATGCGGCCGATGCGCACCGGTTATTGGTAGACCACATCCGCACAGTAGCGGGTCGGTACGCCGGCCGGATGCACTCGTGGGACGTGGTGAACGAGGCGATCAACACGCGCGATGGCCGTGCGGATGGTCTGCGTAACTCGCCCTGGTTGCGGCTCGTTGGGACTGACTATATCGAGATTGCCTTCCGCAGTGCTCGTGAGGCCGACCCGGCGGCCCTGCTTACCTATAACGAATATGGCCTGGAGTCTGCGTCGCCGGATGGTGCTGAGAAACGAGCTGCCACGCTTCAGATGTTGCGGCGATTGAAGCAGCGCAATGTCCCCGTCGATGCCATCGGCATCCAGTCGCACCTGCACGCGCCTTCGACTCAGGGCGCTGGCCCGGAACTGTTGCGGTTTATGGCCAGTTGCCGTGAGATGGGTCTGGAGATCTTCCTGTCAGAGATGGACGTGAGTGACCGCGATCTTTCCGCAGCTATCGACACGCGGGACAGGGTAGTCGCGGAGGATTATCGCGGCTTTCTGAACACCGCGCTACAGGAGCGAAGGGTAACCGCCGTCCTTACATGGGGAGTGGACGACGCAAGCACGTCGCTCAATGCGGAACAGCCACGGAAGGACCGCCTGGCGCAGCGGCCCCTGCTGTTTGACAGCAGGTATCAGGCAAAGCCTTCGTTTGCTTCAGTGCGAGATGCCTTCGATGCCCGGTTGGGGGCGGCGCCGGCACGGGCAGCGGCTCCTTCGACGTTTCGATTGCCCCGGCTGTAGTGCGAGCTATGGGGCAATCTCGAAAGAGATCTCGCACCATCTCGATACTCGGCAATACTGGGCACAGCCTTTGCCCCATCTTCGCCGGAAGTGGTATCCTGTCTCGTAGACCAAATCGGATTTTTGGAATCAGGAGTACCGCAAGACAGTGTTGGCAACAGCGAAAAAGAACGACATCATTGAGAAGTATCGTACGCACGATACCGATACCGGCAGCCCTGAAGTACAGATTGCGATCCTCAGCGAGCGCATCGGTCAGCTCACCGACCACTTCAAGACCCACAAGAAGGACCACGGCTCGCGCCGCGGCCTGCTTATGCTTGTCTCCAAGCGCCGCAGCCTGCTGGACTACCTGAAGAAGAATGATTCCGACCGCTACCGCGATGTCATCGGTAAGCTCGGCATTCGTAAGTAGTTTTCTTTCCAGGCATATCCATTCAGGGGCGAGGGCCGCATCGAGATGCTGCGCACGCAGACTTCCGTTACGCCGGGGCAGCAATGCCCCGGCCGCACGTCCACACGGTGGAGCGTGACGGCTTGACTGTGGCGTATCGCCTTCGGCTCTTCCGCTTCCCGGGTAATACCGGCCATGGCTCATCCCTCGACTTTCTTGGCTCGCGTCTCGCTGAATCCAGCGTTGCGCGGCCCTGCGCGCGTTTGCAGGTAAACCGCCGCGCCCACGACTTCCCATACAAAACCACAAAGAGAGAACACCCGCTATGAAGCAGGAAGTTTCCGTTGAACTTGCCGGTGGCAAGCGCATTACATTTGAGACTGGCCGCATTGCAAAGCAGGCCTCCGGCGCAGCATTTACCAGCTGCGGCGATACCGTCATCCTGGCTACGGCCGTTGGCGCACCCGAGCCCAAAGAAGGCATCGACTTTTTCCCGCTGACCGTCGAGTATCGCGAAACCACTTATGCCGGTGGCCGCATCCCCGGGGGCTTCATCAAGCGTGAAGGCCGCCCCAGCGAGAAGGAAATCCTAACCTCGCGTCAGATCGATCGCCCGATCCGTCCTCTGTTCCCCGAGACCTACCGCAACGAGACACAGGTGGTCGCGTTCGTGTATTCGGCCGACAAGGAAAACGATCCGGACGCGATTGCAATCAATGCTGCATCGTGCGCCATCGCACTGTCGGACGTTCCGTTTGAAGGCCCCATCGGCGCGGTTCGTGTTGGCCTGGTCGACGGTGAATTCATTGTGAACCCGACCTATGCTGAGCGTGCTGTCAGCAAGCTGAACATCATGGTTGCCGGTACCAAGGACGGCATCGTCATGGTCGAGTCCGGCGCGAAGGAAGTCAGCGAAGACCAGGTTGTGGACGCGATTGAGTTCGGTCATGGACAGGTCAAGCTGATCTGCGCAGCGATCATGGAGCTGGTTGGCCTCGCCGGCAAGCCTAAGCGCGCGACCAAGCCGCTGGAAGTCGACACCGCTTATGCCGAGAGCATGAAGGTACAGATCGGCGACCGTCTCATCGACGCTGTCGACACCCAGAAGTACGACAAGCTGACCAGCTACACCAAGATCAAGGAACTGAAGGACGAGCTGAAGAAGTCTCTGCCGGAAGGCAGCGACGCAGCCGCTTCCAAGAAGCTCGGCAAGTACTACGACCAACTGCGTGAAGAGATCTTCCGCATCCAGGTTCTGAAGGACCGCATTCGCCCGGATCGCCGGGCTTTCGACCAGGTTCGCCAGATCGATATCGAGGTTGGCATCCTGCCCCGTCCTCACGGATCTGCGCTCTTCCAGCGCGGTGAGACCCAGGCCATTGTGACGGCGACGCTGGGTACCGGCGACGACGCACAGCGCATGGAGTCGTACCAGGGTGAAGAGAAGCGCCGCTTCATGCTGCACTACAACTTCCCGCCGTATTCCGTTGGTGAGGTTGGACGTATGACCGGCACGGGCCGTCGTGAGATCGGTCACGGTGCGCTTGCGTATCGTGCGATCGAAGCGGTTCTGCCCGCTGAGTCGCCCTACACGCTGCGCGTGGTCTCGGACATCACGGAGTCCAACGGCTCGTCGTCGATGGCGTCGGTATGCGGAGCTTCGCTGGCACTGATGCATGCTGGTATTCCGCTGAAGGCAGCCGTTGCTGGTATCGCCATGGGCCTGGTGAAGGAAGGCGACGATTACGCCATCCTGACCGACATTGCCGGCGCGGAAGATCACTACGGCGACATGGACTTCAAGGTAGCCGGAACGCGCGAAGGCATTACCGCGCTGCAGATGGACATCAAGATCATGGGCATCACGCCGCAGATCATGCGTGAGGCACTGGCCCAGGCCAAGGCTGCTCGCCTGTTCCTGCTGGATAAGATGGACGCTGTGATCAGCGGTGCGCGTGAAGAGAAGTCACGCTACGCTCCGCAGATCAAGACGCTGCAGATCCCGACCGACAAGATCCGCGACCTGATCGGACCTGGCGGCAAGGTGATCCGTTCGATCATCGAGGCGACGCAGGTGAAAATCGATGTGGACGATACCGGCAAGGTGGATGTCTCGTCGAGCGATCCGGATGGCCTGGCACGCGCACTGCAGATGATCACGGACATCACGGCTGTTCCCGAGATCGGCAAGACGTACCTGGGCAAGGTAGTCCGCCTGGCAGAGTTCGGCGCGTTCGTCGAAATCTTCCCCGGTACGGACGGCCTGCTGCACGTCTCCGAGATCGCAGAGCACCGCGTGAAGGAAGTGAAGGACGAGCTGCGTGAGGGCGATACGGTTCTGGTCAAGGTGCTTGGCATCGAGGGCAACCGCATCAAGCTGAGCCGCAAGGCAGTTCTGAAGGAGCAGCGCGCCAAGCTTGGCCTGCCTGATCCCGAACCGCAGGCGGATGATCGCGGTGGTGATCGCCCGGAGCGTGGCGGCGACCGTGATCGTGGTCCCCGTCCTCCTCGCCCTGAACGTACGGCCCCGGCGCCGTCGGAAGAGACCATCACGCTTGAGGGCGGCGATGACTTCGAAGACGACGACGAGGATGATGAAGATGGCGACGAGGAAGGCGATGAGCCCGA is a genomic window containing:
- the flgK gene encoding flagellar hook-associated protein FlgK — protein: MLEMPTASAIERYLSLNTQQMKLTAANMANQNTDGYTRRTVSWGSGDTVSVGGAVSSTGVTATIVAQRDRVLLRSVQTATEADSASSARVAALNNLQALFAIGATGEDASGIGAAVSDFFNAATSLSATPNDGAARQSMLTAAQTLASVMNQTAAQITSQSSAMNQTIADSVTQVNTLAATVAALNKQISGLGTGEVSDALVDQRDLAVTHLAKLMDVNSIRNGDGSVSLALSNGIPLVNGSTALPLTTGTVNDSTQIFASSAAGGADVTAAIHGGSIGGSLQVRDSDIPAVMAQLDTLAGTLASAVNAQNILGTDAVGNTGGPIFSGSTAATLTVVATDANAIAASPDGSNAAAIGALQDTALMGGGTFAGAFSTMLSGLGTTAADATTGRAADAAVLTQTTTQMDAISGVSLDTEAANLTQFQRSYEAAAKVMSIVNELMAQAINLGTPTAVS
- the lexA gene encoding transcriptional repressor LexA; amino-acid sequence: MAITRRQKEVLDFLSGFTQRKGYSPSYEEIAAGLGLSSLATVHKHITNLHNKGMLQRSHNRSRSIDVLAPRSARRNSDRLPLMGRIAAGQPVEAIESAESISLSEIIGNREVFALEVRGDSMRDEHIVSGDYVLVERTNTAREGEIIVALVDGSDATLKRYYKEGNLIRLQPSNSEMAPIFAPADRVAIQGKVLGML
- the pnp gene encoding polyribonucleotide nucleotidyltransferase, with the translated sequence MKQEVSVELAGGKRITFETGRIAKQASGAAFTSCGDTVILATAVGAPEPKEGIDFFPLTVEYRETTYAGGRIPGGFIKREGRPSEKEILTSRQIDRPIRPLFPETYRNETQVVAFVYSADKENDPDAIAINAASCAIALSDVPFEGPIGAVRVGLVDGEFIVNPTYAERAVSKLNIMVAGTKDGIVMVESGAKEVSEDQVVDAIEFGHGQVKLICAAIMELVGLAGKPKRATKPLEVDTAYAESMKVQIGDRLIDAVDTQKYDKLTSYTKIKELKDELKKSLPEGSDAAASKKLGKYYDQLREEIFRIQVLKDRIRPDRRAFDQVRQIDIEVGILPRPHGSALFQRGETQAIVTATLGTGDDAQRMESYQGEEKRRFMLHYNFPPYSVGEVGRMTGTGRREIGHGALAYRAIEAVLPAESPYTLRVVSDITESNGSSSMASVCGASLALMHAGIPLKAAVAGIAMGLVKEGDDYAILTDIAGAEDHYGDMDFKVAGTREGITALQMDIKIMGITPQIMREALAQAKAARLFLLDKMDAVISGAREEKSRYAPQIKTLQIPTDKIRDLIGPGGKVIRSIIEATQVKIDVDDTGKVDVSSSDPDGLARALQMITDITAVPEIGKTYLGKVVRLAEFGAFVEIFPGTDGLLHVSEIAEHRVKEVKDELREGDTVLVKVLGIEGNRIKLSRKAVLKEQRAKLGLPDPEPQADDRGGDRPERGGDRDRGPRPPRPERTAPAPSEETITLEGGDDFEDDDEDDEDGDEEGDEPETTTEGGEAPAGGAPRPAGSGNKRRRRRGGRRGGPGAGGQAAGGAPTA
- a CDS encoding response regulator transcription factor, producing the protein MVAEDDFALSMFLQKGLELEGHAVQCIGDGATALQLIQEEDAPDLLVLDLGLPRLDGVDVLRALQGKVPNMSILILTGRSHLSLKIECLNLGADDYVIKPFSLYELLARCRALARRRVGVGTGVLQFAGLRMDRILRSVTFGLQQVDLTAKEFTLLEYLLQKKGRAVSRRELLEEVWHMSPDAGTNVVDVYVNYLRRKMAVAGSTDMIETVRGEGYGIGVKKELVRDGIKRASAPVGSTALAGAA
- a CDS encoding flagellin; the protein is MLSSTASLQSLIASLNAMNERQTKITNEMSSGVRMTALSDDADAAGQAVLMAATLRGNDSFVATATTVGNRMQAADTALSSVVSQLTSAITTAVGALSDVTSATARATDAHQLAAIRDSILSLANSSYAGSYLFSGSGTAVPFAEDASGAVSYVGDAQTSSVTLSGGGKLQSSLAGASVFMAASASVFSALNDAIAALQPGSTADAATVTGNLRASLDNVSLQRAMLDTAQNRLSSESSYVTSQSTNLTADQSTLLSADTVALATELSAVTTQRSALLSTIGIVQKGSLFDYL
- a CDS encoding sigma-54-dependent transcriptional regulator, whose translation is MSTAVSVPMQQRSVVLVTPDADLRHRLTARLSSLRWNVLSAAGGAEAMVHLGGGTPEAMIVDHWLPDLDAAEFTAYAAALCPGTDMLQMDGSAASAGSRSSRRNELLHALREAQQESHETAALPIAAVSPTPFDGAAWLHAPVSIPSATPVGTVSSRWLVDPFIPPVTERPAAVPMEVRMHLPEMVGNAPQMLELARLVRMVAPHMASVLIQGETGTGKELVAKAVHRLSHRANKPFVVLNCAAIPEHLLEAELFGHTRGAFTGAVTSRTGRIEAAHGGTLFLDEIGEMPLPLQAKMLRFLENGEIQKVGDNDTVRVDVRIVAATHQPLEQNADDKVFRLDLYHRLAVFPVDVPTLRDRTEDIPMLTEYFLRKFGESAPRRSILPKAIDALMDYQWPGNVRELAHMLQRAIILCGEDEIRPEHFRIRSAFA
- the rpsO gene encoding 30S ribosomal protein S15 — its product is MLATAKKNDIIEKYRTHDTDTGSPEVQIAILSERIGQLTDHFKTHKKDHGSRRGLLMLVSKRRSLLDYLKKNDSDRYRDVIGKLGIRK
- a CDS encoding endo-1,4-beta-xylanase; protein product: MAGAAMLSGCSHGPQTSTHPLPGIDVTGKASLREHAANARLLFGFAVNTAQLRSNRSYRAIVEQQASIIVPENAMKWRALRPSMDRYDFEDADSLLTFAEKNRIKLRGHNLCWHQSLPDWFAASANAADAHRLLVDHIRTVAGRYAGRMHSWDVVNEAINTRDGRADGLRNSPWLRLVGTDYIEIAFRSAREADPAALLTYNEYGLESASPDGAEKRAATLQMLRRLKQRNVPVDAIGIQSHLHAPSTQGAGPELLRFMASCREMGLEIFLSEMDVSDRDLSAAIDTRDRVVAEDYRGFLNTALQERRVTAVLTWGVDDASTSLNAEQPRKDRLAQRPLLFDSRYQAKPSFASVRDAFDARLGAAPARAAAPSTFRLPRL